The following coding sequences are from one Bradyrhizobium sp. 200 window:
- a CDS encoding amino acid synthesis family protein — MSAIIRKIVTVVEETHLEMGQKVAPPTRRAAAIAVIENPFAGRYVEDLSPLIEIGEELGDLLSKRAVAALGIDGAKAHSYGKAAAVGENGELEHAAAILHPKMGAPVRKVLTKGAALIPSSKKRSGPGTTLDIPLGHKDAAFVRSHFDGMEVQINDAPRANEIMVAVAVTDSGRPLPRVGGLTVSEVKGEDGLR; from the coding sequence ATGAGCGCGATCATTCGCAAGATCGTCACCGTGGTTGAGGAGACTCATCTCGAGATGGGGCAAAAGGTTGCGCCGCCGACGCGGCGGGCTGCGGCAATAGCCGTGATCGAGAATCCCTTTGCAGGCCGGTACGTCGAGGATCTTTCACCTTTGATCGAAATCGGCGAGGAGCTCGGCGATCTGCTTTCGAAAAGAGCGGTGGCGGCGCTTGGCATCGATGGCGCCAAGGCGCACAGCTACGGCAAGGCCGCAGCCGTCGGCGAAAACGGCGAACTCGAACACGCGGCAGCGATCCTGCATCCAAAGATGGGGGCACCGGTGCGGAAAGTGCTGACCAAGGGCGCGGCACTGATCCCGTCGTCGAAGAAGCGTAGTGGCCCGGGGACGACGCTCGACATTCCGCTCGGCCACAAGGACGCAGCCTTCGTGCGCAGCCATTTCGATGGCATGGAAGTGCAGATCAATGATGCGCCGCGTGCCAACGAAATCATGGTGGCAGTTGCGGTTACCGACAGCGGCAGGCCATTGCCGCGCGTCGGGGGACTGACGGTTTCGGAAGTCAAAGGCGAAGACGGTTTGCGATAG
- a CDS encoding UPF0280 family protein yields the protein MKRLPQIALLPDGKRLHLQDGPIDLVIEAKGREGDVRAAYEAAARRFTGLLDELCAELVELRRAADPVRCPLKGAVARRMHAAVAPFAAAAFITPMAAVAGSVADEILGAMLRAARLDRAYVNNGGDIALHLTGGEQFTVGLMDRPDHYGVMQTINIDADDPARGIATSGRHGRSFSLGIADAVTVLAKTASQADAAATIIANAVDLPGHPAIIRCPANELQPDSDLGTRLVTRDVGALGESEIDSALRAGVNRAQQLLAAGLIEGAALRLLGETAVVGATGIRAGAPPVFHGSALERTAHA from the coding sequence ATGAAACGGCTGCCGCAAATCGCGCTTCTTCCGGACGGCAAGCGGCTGCATTTGCAGGACGGTCCGATCGATCTGGTCATTGAAGCGAAGGGCAGGGAAGGAGACGTGCGGGCCGCTTACGAGGCGGCGGCGCGGCGCTTTACCGGTCTGCTCGATGAACTCTGCGCGGAGCTGGTTGAACTGCGAAGGGCCGCCGATCCGGTTCGATGCCCGCTGAAAGGTGCCGTCGCGCGCCGCATGCATGCGGCTGTCGCGCCGTTTGCAGCGGCTGCCTTCATCACGCCGATGGCAGCAGTGGCCGGTAGCGTCGCGGACGAAATCCTTGGTGCGATGTTGCGCGCGGCGCGGCTCGACCGGGCTTACGTCAATAATGGTGGCGATATCGCGTTACATTTGACCGGTGGCGAACAGTTTACCGTCGGGCTGATGGATCGTCCGGACCATTATGGCGTGATGCAAACCATCAATATTGACGCTGACGATCCGGCGCGGGGCATCGCGACCAGCGGGCGGCACGGCCGCAGTTTTTCGCTGGGGATCGCCGATGCCGTCACCGTGCTGGCGAAAACGGCGTCGCAGGCCGATGCCGCGGCTACCATCATCGCCAATGCCGTCGATCTGCCCGGCCATCCCGCCATCATCCGTTGTCCGGCGAACGAGTTGCAGCCGGACAGCGACCTCGGGACGCGCCTTGTCACCCGTGATGTCGGCGCACTCGGAGAGAGCGAGATCGACAGCGCGCTGAGGGCAGGGGTGAACCGGGCACAGCAATTGCTTGCGGCGGGATTGATCGAAGGTGCGGCCTTGCGTCTACTAGGCGAGACGGCCGTGGTGGGTGCAACAGGGATCAGGGCCGGCGCGCCACCGGTGTTTCATGGAAGCGCACTGGAAAGGACGGCGCATGCTTGA